Proteins from one Triticum aestivum cultivar Chinese Spring chromosome 7A, IWGSC CS RefSeq v2.1, whole genome shotgun sequence genomic window:
- the LOC123148462 gene encoding ribose-phosphate pyrophosphokinase 2, chloroplastic, translated as MAATAAASPSSSLLLSRRHGASSSSSSASRAGASRLRAPRCVLGTAEQLRVVEAGKPVGGADPWAAAWTPKTPAQEARLAALPQEARDSRLKIFSGTANRPLAQEIASYLGVDLGKILIKRFADGEIYVQLQESVRGCDVFLVQPTCSPVNENLMELFIMIDACRRASARSITVVIPYFGYARADRKAQGREAITAKLAANLLTEAGSDRVIVCDMHSAQALGYFDIPVDHIYGQPVILDYLASKTISKDLVVVSPDVGGVVRARAFAKKLSDAPLAIVDKRRQGHNLSEVMHLIGDVKGKVAIMVDDMIDTAGTITSGAALLKQEGAEAVYACCTHAVLSPPAIERLSGGIFEEVIVTNSILLPEDKCFPQLTVLSMANLVAETIWHVHRDGSVSSIFQ; from the exons ATGGCGGCTACCGCGGCGGCGTCGCCCTCCTCCTCCCTGCTCCTCTCCCGCCGCCAcggcgcgtcctcctcctcgtcgtcggcgtCCCGCGCCGGCGCCTCCCGCCTCCGCGCGCCG AGGTGCGTGCTCGGGACGGCGGAGCAGCTGCGGGTGGTCGAGGCGGGGAAGCCGGTGGGCGGGGCCGACCCGTGGGCCGCGGCCTGGACGCCCAAGACGCCCGCGCAGGAGGCCAGGCTCGCCGCGCTGCCGCAGGAGGCGCGCGACTCCAGGCTCAAGATCTTCTCCGGCACCGCCAACCGCCCGCTCGCGCAG GAAATTGCTTCTTATCTGGGCGTAGACCTTGGCAAGATCCTTATCAAGCGCTTTGCTGATGGAGAAATCTACGTGCAACTGCAAGAGAGTGTGAGAGGCTGCGATGTCTTCTTGGTGCAGCCCACTTGCTCTCCTGTCAATGAAAACCTCATGGAGCTCTTCATCATGATTGATGCATGTCGGCGGGCATCAGCGCGATCTATTACCGTTGTCATTCCGTACTTTGGATATGCCAGAGCAGACAGAAAG GCTCAAGGACGTGAGGCAATTACTGCCAAATTGGCTGCGAATTTACTCACAGAAGCTGGCAGTGATCGTGTCATAGTATGTGATATGCATTCTGCACAAGCATTGGGATACTTTGATATTCCTGTGGACCATATATATGGACAG CCTGTGATTCTGGATTACCTTGCTAGCAAGACAATTTCTAAGGATCTTGTAGTTGTTTCTCCTGATGTGGGTGGTGTTGTTAGAGCACGTGCATTTGCCAAGAAATTGTCTGACGCCCCTTTAGCTATTGTTGACAAAAGAAGACAGGGTCACAATCTGTCAGAG GTCATGCACTTAATTGGTGATGTGAAAGGGAAAGTTGCTATCATGGTTGATGACATGATTGACACAGCAG GGACAATTACTAGCGGAGCAGCATTGTTAAAACAGGAGGGAGCAGAGGCTGTTTATGCTTGTTGCACACATGCTGTCCTCAG CCCACCTGCAATTGAAAGGCTTTCTGGGGGCATCTTTGAGGAAGTCATAGTTACGAACTCCATCCTGCTACCAGAGGACAAATGCTTCCCTCAGCTCACGGTGCTCTCCATGGCAAACCTTGTAGCAGAAACTATCTGGCATGTTCACCGTGACGGCTCAGTGAGCAGCATCTTCCAATAA